From the genome of Cognaticolwellia beringensis, one region includes:
- a CDS encoding c-type cytochrome yields MKKFIITILLGLSAVATANAAEGNAEAGKGKSAMCAACHGSDGNSLVPMYPKLAGQSASYLVKQLAEFKLGMTSGGKSGRVDPVMGGMAMTLSEQDMADVSAFYASQKITAGSGNADALGKKLYLGGNAEMEVTACVACHGINGKGMPNAGFPALASQNADYLKIQLEKFRNGTRNNDLNGMMQGVAANLTDDEIAALSQYMSSLK; encoded by the coding sequence ATGAAAAAATTTATCATTACTATTTTATTAGGATTAAGTGCAGTCGCTACAGCCAATGCAGCTGAAGGTAACGCCGAAGCAGGTAAAGGAAAATCAGCTATGTGTGCCGCTTGCCATGGCTCTGACGGCAATAGTCTTGTGCCTATGTACCCTAAACTAGCTGGGCAAAGTGCTAGTTATTTGGTTAAGCAATTAGCTGAATTTAAATTAGGCATGACATCAGGTGGTAAATCTGGTCGTGTTGACCCTGTAATGGGTGGCATGGCTATGACACTTAGCGAACAAGACATGGCCGACGTTTCAGCCTTTTATGCCAGCCAAAAAATAACGGCTGGTAGTGGTAACGCAGATGCATTAGGTAAAAAACTTTATTTAGGCGGTAACGCTGAAATGGAAGTTACGGCTTGTGTTGCTTGTCATGGTATTAACGGCAAAGGTATGCCAAACGCTGGCTTCCCTGCCCTTGCTAGCCAAAATGCTGACTACTTGAAAATTCAATTAGAAAAATTTCGTAACGGTACACGCAACAATGACCTAAATGGCATGATGCAAGGTGTCGCAGCGAACTTAACTGATGATGAAATTGCAGCACTTTCACAATACATGTCGTCATTAAAATAA
- a CDS encoding M1 family metallopeptidase, with product MNLKLIYPILLFTSLISISTATAELFPKLAIDDHQQNIFRGTITPERAWWDLSHYHLDINVDPINKHISGTNTMKYIVLSKQKRLQIELQAPMQLNKVEQNGKVLAVEQLGYSYFITVEQEQEVGKEYQLTMHFSGHPRAAVRAPWDGGITWNKDDNGHDFIASSCQGLGASIWWPNKDHAYDEPNNGAMISVEVPEHLMDVSNGRLVKVEHNKAKQTKTFHWQVTNPINNYGININIGDYVHFGEKYQGESGELDMDYYVLRDNLDKAKKQFKDAKRTIEAFEYWFGPYPFYQDSFKLVEAPYLGMEHQSSVTYGNGYQNGYLGRDRSQTGAGMLFDFIIVHESGHEWFANNITHNDIADMWIHESFTSYSESLFLEYHYDQEIAFEYIRGKRLNIQNKSPIIGQYGLHQEGSGDMYDKGGNMLHTLRQIIDNDDTWRSILRGLNKKFYHGIVETAQVESYISDKSGKNLSKVFDQYLRDIRIPTFEYFVKNNQVQYRWSNTIDGFDMPVRVFINGKAMWLSPSNKWANISVDNEQTEDKADKVQVMVDANFYVSTLNLLGN from the coding sequence ATGAACCTTAAACTTATATACCCAATATTACTGTTTACTAGCCTAATATCTATTAGCACAGCAACGGCAGAATTATTTCCTAAGCTAGCGATTGATGATCACCAACAAAATATTTTTCGTGGCACTATAACGCCAGAAAGAGCCTGGTGGGATTTAAGTCATTATCATCTTGATATTAACGTAGACCCGATAAACAAGCATATTTCTGGTACCAACACCATGAAGTACATCGTCTTGTCAAAGCAGAAACGCCTACAAATTGAATTACAAGCGCCAATGCAACTCAACAAAGTAGAGCAAAACGGAAAAGTATTAGCTGTTGAGCAATTAGGTTATTCATATTTTATTACTGTTGAGCAAGAGCAAGAAGTGGGAAAAGAGTATCAACTCACTATGCACTTTTCAGGTCATCCTCGAGCAGCAGTTCGCGCACCTTGGGACGGTGGTATAACCTGGAATAAAGATGATAACGGTCATGATTTTATCGCTTCGTCGTGCCAAGGTTTGGGCGCCAGCATTTGGTGGCCAAATAAAGACCATGCATACGACGAACCGAATAATGGTGCCATGATCAGTGTTGAAGTGCCTGAGCATTTAATGGATGTTTCGAATGGCCGCTTAGTTAAGGTAGAGCATAATAAAGCTAAACAAACCAAAACCTTTCACTGGCAAGTCACAAACCCGATTAATAATTATGGCATTAATATTAACATCGGTGACTATGTACATTTTGGAGAAAAATACCAAGGTGAGTCAGGCGAGCTTGACATGGATTACTATGTTTTACGCGACAACCTCGACAAAGCCAAAAAACAGTTCAAAGATGCTAAGCGTACTATTGAAGCATTTGAATATTGGTTTGGCCCTTACCCTTTTTACCAGGACAGCTTTAAGCTTGTTGAAGCGCCCTATTTAGGCATGGAGCATCAAAGCTCTGTTACCTATGGCAACGGTTACCAAAATGGCTATTTAGGCCGTGACCGCAGCCAAACAGGTGCAGGTATGCTGTTTGATTTCATTATTGTGCACGAATCAGGTCATGAATGGTTTGCTAATAATATTACTCACAATGACATTGCAGACATGTGGATCCACGAAAGCTTTACCAGTTACTCCGAAAGTCTATTTTTGGAATATCACTATGACCAAGAAATAGCCTTTGAATATATTAGAGGAAAGCGGCTAAACATACAGAATAAAAGCCCGATTATAGGGCAATATGGCTTACATCAAGAAGGTTCAGGTGACATGTACGACAAGGGTGGCAACATGTTACACACCCTTCGTCAGATCATCGACAATGATGATACTTGGCGCAGTATTTTACGAGGTTTGAACAAAAAGTTTTATCATGGCATTGTCGAAACAGCACAAGTTGAAAGTTATATTAGTGATAAATCGGGCAAAAATTTAAGCAAAGTGTTTGACCAATATTTACGCGACATTCGAATTCCAACCTTTGAGTACTTTGTGAAAAATAACCAAGTACAATATCGCTGGAGTAATACTATCGATGGTTTTGATATGCCAGTGCGGGTGTTTATAAATGGCAAAGCCATGTGGCTTTCGCCGTCAAATAAATGGGCGAATATTAGTGTAGATAACGAACAAACTGAAGATAAGGCTGACAAAGTGCAAGTGATGGTCGATGCTAATTTCTATGTCAGTACCTTAAATTTACTCGGTAATTAA
- a CDS encoding outer membrane beta-barrel protein, translated as MFKKSLIAFSLLALPLTASANWSAGAGYANLSDDDLSLGVIYGAVTYEFALEGSKFSLVPELRLGTGISDDKISGVKLEVESFTALSVRGQYNFDNGFYAYAVPSYANLDFKASFNGASISDDEWEFGFGAGVGKKLNEKTSVEASFENFDGTDVFSVGFKYAF; from the coding sequence GTGTTTAAAAAATCTTTAATTGCATTTTCTTTACTAGCATTACCTTTAACCGCTTCGGCTAACTGGTCAGCTGGCGCTGGCTATGCGAACCTCTCAGATGATGACCTTTCATTAGGTGTTATTTATGGTGCTGTAACTTATGAATTTGCTCTAGAGGGCAGCAAGTTTTCTTTGGTGCCTGAGTTACGTTTGGGCACGGGTATTTCCGATGATAAAATCAGTGGAGTTAAGTTAGAAGTTGAAAGCTTCACTGCACTTTCAGTTCGTGGACAGTATAACTTTGACAATGGCTTTTACGCCTATGCTGTACCGTCGTATGCTAACTTAGATTTTAAAGCAAGTTTCAACGGCGCGTCAATTAGTGACGACGAGTGGGAGTTTGGTTTTGGTGCTGGTGTTGGTAAAAAGCTGAATGAAAAAACAAGTGTGGAAGCTTCTTTCGAAAACTTCGACGGAACTGATGTGTTTAGCGTTGGCTTTAAATACGCTTTTTAG
- a CDS encoding HutD/Ves family protein, whose product MIEIIQPTQFKTVPWKNGKGETVEMAINSGGTLDNFNWRLSMASVVEDGVFSNFTDYTRNLILIDGDGINLQHNDSKIDRLTKLLDFATFDGGNKTVGNLHSNEITDFNIIARTSAFNTKLDCQTSAKNHPLKNSDLCFIYSLFKDAELTVSNTQETLTLPAQHLVKITDLTQNHSSITGEHLIIVYLNHCT is encoded by the coding sequence ATGATTGAAATTATTCAACCAACACAATTTAAAACCGTGCCTTGGAAAAACGGCAAAGGCGAGACGGTCGAAATGGCAATAAATTCTGGCGGGACCTTAGATAATTTCAACTGGCGTTTGAGTATGGCTAGTGTGGTTGAAGACGGAGTTTTTTCTAATTTCACTGATTACACCCGTAACTTAATTTTAATTGACGGAGATGGTATTAATCTACAACACAATGACAGTAAAATTGATCGATTAACCAAACTACTTGATTTTGCGACTTTTGATGGTGGTAACAAAACCGTTGGCAACTTACACAGTAATGAAATAACCGACTTTAATATTATTGCCCGTACTTCAGCCTTTAATACCAAGCTAGATTGCCAGACGAGTGCGAAAAACCATCCGCTTAAAAATAGCGACTTATGTTTTATCTATAGTTTATTCAAAGATGCAGAACTTACCGTCAGCAACACACAGGAAACTCTCACCTTGCCTGCTCAGCATTTGGTAAAAATAACCGATTTAACACAAAACCATTCATCCATCACAGGCGAGCACCTGATTATTGTTTATCTAAACCATTGCACATAG
- a CDS encoding S10 family peptidase: MTFRHFITLSGLLLLLSPLANAEFERKIAIDESKTSSHSTKVNGKKFDYTATTGTQPVWDEDGNPIASLFYTYYQRSKVKNNAARPLLISFNGGPGSASVWMHIAYTGPKVLNVDNEGFPLQPYGVKTNEFSILDSDDIVFVNPVNTGYSRVLPNKEGEMPSKEEQKKMFFGVNADVKYLADWVNTFVTRNNRWQSPKYLIGESYGTTRVSGLALELQSRQWMYLNGVILVSPTDIGIKRDGPVKAANRLPYFAATAWYHQALTSDLQSQDLLDILPEIEQFTLEQYLPALAKGGFIAEDEKQRIAKQVARYSGLSVQEVLRNNLDIEASYFWKEILRNREQTVGRLDSRYLGIDEKVTGSRPDYNAELTSWLHSFTPAINYYLREELNYKTDLKYNMFGNVHPWDRTNNNTGKNLRLAMAQNPYLNVMIQSGYYDGATNYFDAKYTLSQLDPSGKMKDRLSFKGYKSGHMMYLRYQDLEASNQDIREFIKATLPNRTTPAKYQSKH; the protein is encoded by the coding sequence ATGACATTTCGACATTTTATAACCTTATCGGGCCTACTCTTATTGTTATCGCCCTTGGCAAATGCAGAATTTGAGCGAAAAATTGCAATTGATGAAAGCAAAACCAGTAGTCATAGTACTAAAGTGAACGGCAAAAAATTTGATTACACGGCTACCACAGGCACACAACCCGTGTGGGACGAAGACGGCAACCCAATTGCTAGCCTTTTTTATACTTATTATCAACGTTCTAAAGTAAAAAATAACGCCGCGCGCCCTTTACTCATATCATTTAATGGCGGTCCAGGTTCGGCTTCAGTTTGGATGCACATAGCTTATACAGGCCCTAAAGTACTTAATGTTGATAACGAAGGTTTTCCTCTGCAACCATACGGTGTAAAAACGAATGAATTCTCCATTTTAGACAGCGATGATATTGTATTTGTCAATCCTGTAAACACCGGTTATTCCCGCGTTTTACCGAATAAAGAAGGTGAAATGCCGTCAAAAGAAGAACAAAAGAAAATGTTCTTTGGTGTAAATGCTGACGTAAAATACTTGGCTGATTGGGTTAACACCTTTGTTACCCGCAATAACCGCTGGCAATCACCTAAATATCTTATCGGCGAAAGTTACGGCACTACTCGTGTTTCAGGTTTAGCGCTAGAATTACAATCTCGCCAATGGATGTATCTAAACGGCGTTATTTTGGTGTCTCCAACCGATATTGGTATCAAACGTGACGGTCCAGTTAAAGCCGCTAATCGCTTACCTTATTTCGCGGCAACGGCTTGGTATCACCAAGCACTAACAAGTGATTTACAAAGCCAAGATTTATTAGATATATTACCTGAAATTGAACAATTCACCCTTGAGCAGTATCTACCAGCACTTGCTAAAGGTGGCTTTATTGCAGAAGATGAAAAACAGCGTATTGCCAAACAAGTTGCCCGCTATTCCGGTTTATCGGTACAAGAAGTATTACGTAATAATTTAGATATTGAAGCGTCTTATTTTTGGAAAGAAATACTCCGTAACCGTGAGCAAACCGTTGGCCGTTTAGATTCGCGTTATTTAGGCATCGATGAAAAGGTGACTGGCAGTCGCCCCGATTACAATGCCGAGCTAACTTCATGGTTACACAGTTTTACGCCTGCAATAAATTACTATTTGCGTGAAGAGCTTAATTATAAAACTGATCTTAAATATAACATGTTCGGTAATGTGCACCCGTGGGATAGAACCAACAATAATACCGGTAAAAACTTACGTTTAGCCATGGCGCAAAACCCGTATTTAAACGTAATGATCCAATCTGGTTATTATGACGGTGCGACTAATTATTTTGATGCTAAATATACTTTGTCACAACTTGACCCAAGCGGAAAAATGAAAGACAGACTTTCATTTAAAGGCTATAAAAGTGGCCACATGATGTATCTACGTTATCAAGATTTAGAAGCATCTAACCAAGATATTCGTGAGTTTATCAAAGCGACGTTACCGAATAGAACTACGCCGGCAAAATATCAAAGCAAACACTAA